The Paenibacillus tianjinensis genome has a window encoding:
- a CDS encoding CPBP family intramembrane glutamic endopeptidase, with amino-acid sequence MPTSVKPAASPTKKLLPFIIVAFGFTWLCWLPLLLNKQFEAGMPVLPGQFYLGSFGPLLGTLVSLRLPGEGGITTWSKTAFSLAFSKKWLAIAAGLPLAYGAVAVLAHTLITGSMPDMHKFGLTSDLPPRFNIWMTSGVWMLTFGIGEESGWRGYLLPALHKRYSLFTSALLVALIWMAWHLPAFWFNESYLGMGFGIIGWAISLTYGSVVLAWICEGSRWSILPVIVWHGIFDLLTASDQAAEVMAMVCSMLVILHGILLMRILGRRRSQPPRL; translated from the coding sequence ATGCCAACCTCTGTAAAACCTGCTGCTTCGCCCACAAAAAAACTGCTTCCATTCATAATTGTCGCCTTTGGATTCACCTGGCTGTGCTGGCTGCCGCTCCTGCTCAATAAGCAGTTCGAAGCTGGTATGCCGGTGCTGCCCGGTCAATTCTATCTAGGCTCCTTCGGGCCGCTGCTCGGCACACTGGTCAGCCTCCGGCTGCCCGGTGAAGGAGGGATTACCACCTGGAGCAAAACCGCATTTTCTCTTGCTTTCTCCAAAAAGTGGCTGGCCATTGCCGCAGGTCTGCCGCTCGCTTACGGGGCGGTCGCTGTATTGGCCCACACGCTGATCACGGGGAGTATGCCGGATATGCACAAGTTCGGCCTCACCTCTGACCTGCCGCCGCGGTTTAACATCTGGATGACCTCAGGGGTATGGATGCTGACCTTCGGTATCGGGGAGGAGAGCGGCTGGCGCGGTTATTTGCTGCCTGCACTGCACAAGCGCTACTCCCTGTTCACCTCTGCTCTGCTGGTGGCACTGATCTGGATGGCCTGGCATTTACCTGCCTTCTGGTTCAATGAAAGCTATCTTGGAATGGGCTTTGGCATCATTGGCTGGGCGATCAGCCTGACCTACGGTTCAGTCGTGCTGGCCTGGATCTGTGAAGGCAGCCGCTGGAGCATCCTTCCTGTCATCGTATGGCACGGCATTTTTGATCTGCTGACCGCCAGCGACCAGGCTGCTGAGGTAATGGCGATGGTCTGCAGTATGCTGGTCATTCTCCATGGCATCCTGCTGATGCGGATCCTCGGCAGACGCCGCAGCCAACCGCCCAGGCTGTAA